One part of the Nocardioides conyzicola genome encodes these proteins:
- the dmpG gene encoding 4-hydroxy-2-oxovalerate aldolase: protein MSDLNTLTRTWTDTDPGSGLDLRLTDTCLRDGSHHKRHQFTGQEVHDIVEALDNSGVPVIEVTHGDGLGGSSFNYGFSRTPEQELIRIAAETAKRAKIAFLMLPGVGTKDDIRAAQDNGGQICRIATHCTEADTSIQHFGLARELGLETVGFLMMSHTQPPEVLAKQARIMVDAGNQCVYVVDSAGALVMEQTADRVAAVVAEIGHEATVGFHGHENLGLGVSNTVIAARAGATQIDGSVRRFGAGAGNTPLEAFVGVCDKLGWKTGIDFLTIVDASEDVIKPAMPEECQLDRMTLMMGYAGVYSSFLKHAGNAADRYGVSGAKILLEAGRRKLIGGQEDQLIDIALMLKAEQDKLAANS from the coding sequence ATGAGCGACCTCAACACCCTGACCCGCACCTGGACCGACACCGACCCGGGCAGCGGCCTGGACCTGCGGCTCACCGACACCTGCCTGCGCGACGGGTCGCACCACAAGCGGCACCAGTTCACCGGGCAGGAGGTGCACGACATCGTCGAGGCGCTGGACAACTCCGGCGTCCCGGTCATCGAGGTCACCCACGGCGACGGCCTCGGCGGCTCGTCGTTCAACTACGGCTTCTCCAGGACGCCCGAGCAGGAGCTGATCAGGATCGCGGCCGAGACCGCGAAGCGCGCCAAGATCGCGTTCCTCATGCTCCCCGGCGTGGGCACCAAGGACGACATCCGCGCCGCGCAGGACAACGGGGGCCAGATCTGCCGGATCGCGACCCACTGCACGGAGGCCGACACCTCGATCCAGCACTTCGGTCTGGCCCGCGAGCTCGGGCTGGAGACCGTCGGCTTCCTGATGATGAGCCACACCCAGCCGCCCGAGGTGCTCGCCAAGCAGGCGCGGATCATGGTCGACGCCGGCAACCAGTGCGTGTACGTCGTGGACTCCGCCGGCGCGCTCGTCATGGAGCAGACCGCCGACCGCGTCGCCGCCGTCGTCGCCGAGATCGGCCACGAGGCCACCGTCGGCTTCCACGGCCACGAGAACCTCGGCCTCGGCGTCTCCAACACCGTCATCGCCGCCCGCGCGGGCGCCACCCAGATCGACGGCTCGGTCCGACGCTTCGGCGCCGGCGCCGGCAACACGCCGCTCGAGGCGTTCGTCGGCGTGTGCGACAAGCTCGGCTGGAAGACCGGCATCGACTTCCTCACGATCGTCGACGCGTCCGAGGACGTCATCAAGCCGGCGATGCCGGAGGAGTGCCAGCTCGACCGGATGACGCTGATGATGGGGTACGCCGGGGTCTACTCCTCGTTCCTCAAGCACGCCGGCAACGCGGCCGACCGCTACGGCGTCTCCGGCGCGAAGATCCTGCTCGAGGCCGGCCGGCGCAAGCTGATCGGCGGCCAGGAGGACCAGCTCATCGACATCGCGCTGATGCTCAAGGCCGAGCAGGACAAGCTGGCCGCCAACTCCTAG
- a CDS encoding DUF480 domain-containing protein: MAELPVLDTEEQRVLGSLLEKQVTVPASYPLSLNALHTACNQSSSRDPVTSYDEQTVEQTARRLKDRGLVRIVWAATGRRTLKYHQTLDEQLQLAEDEHALVTVLLLRGPQAPGELRSRTERLHGFSDRGAVEETLRRMAERGLVVELPRRGGDRDSRWRHLLGDQPEAAAVVAAPAVDRESVLAEGGAARDARVRTSYDAVAAAYADELVNEVSGLPFERWLLDRVAAHADGGPVVEVGCGPGHITAYLADAGTDAMGIDLSREMVEQARRRFPEGTYEVGDLRQLMRPTTATGWSSVLAWYSLIHLAASELPDAVGALVRPLAPGGWLVLALHAGSAVRHHDEWFDVPVDLDFVYHEPTDLVALVEAAGLVDVEWYLRGPLTHRGETSQRLYVVARKPG, from the coding sequence GTGGCCGAACTGCCAGTGCTCGACACCGAAGAACAGCGCGTCCTCGGCAGCCTGCTGGAGAAGCAGGTGACCGTGCCGGCGTCGTACCCGCTGTCGCTCAACGCCCTCCACACCGCCTGCAACCAGTCCAGCAGCCGCGACCCGGTCACGTCGTACGACGAGCAGACCGTCGAGCAGACGGCCCGGCGGCTCAAGGACCGGGGCCTGGTGCGGATCGTGTGGGCCGCGACCGGGCGACGGACGCTGAAGTACCACCAGACGCTCGACGAGCAGCTGCAGCTGGCCGAGGACGAGCACGCGCTGGTCACGGTGCTGCTGCTGCGCGGGCCGCAGGCTCCCGGTGAGCTGAGGAGTCGGACCGAGCGGCTGCACGGCTTCTCCGACCGCGGCGCGGTCGAGGAGACGCTGCGCCGCATGGCGGAGCGTGGGCTGGTGGTCGAGCTGCCGCGTCGCGGCGGCGACCGGGACAGCCGGTGGAGGCACCTGCTCGGTGACCAACCCGAGGCCGCCGCGGTCGTGGCGGCACCCGCCGTCGACCGCGAGAGCGTGCTGGCGGAGGGCGGCGCGGCCCGCGACGCGCGGGTGCGGACGTCGTACGACGCGGTCGCCGCGGCCTACGCCGACGAGCTCGTCAACGAGGTGAGCGGCCTGCCCTTCGAGCGCTGGCTGCTCGACCGGGTGGCCGCGCACGCCGACGGGGGACCGGTGGTGGAGGTGGGCTGCGGGCCGGGCCACATCACGGCGTACCTCGCCGACGCGGGTACAGACGCCATGGGCATCGACCTGTCGCGGGAGATGGTCGAGCAGGCCCGGCGCCGGTTCCCCGAGGGGACCTACGAGGTCGGCGACCTGCGCCAGCTGATGCGGCCGACCACCGCGACCGGCTGGTCGTCGGTGCTGGCGTGGTACTCCCTGATCCACCTCGCGGCCTCGGAGCTGCCCGACGCCGTGGGCGCCCTGGTGCGCCCGCTCGCGCCCGGTGGCTGGCTGGTGCTCGCGCTGCATGCCGGCAGCGCCGTACGACACCACGACGAGTGGTTCGACGTGCCGGTCGACCTCGACTTCGTCTACCACGAGCCCACGGACCTGGTCGCGCTCGTCGAGGCGGCGGGTCTGGTCGACGTGGAGTGGTACCTCCGCGGACCGCTCACCCACCGCGGTGAGACGTCGCAGCGGCTCTACGTGGTGGCCCGCAAGCCTGGCTAG
- the kstD gene encoding 3-oxosteroid 1-dehydrogenase encodes METPLPTEVDVVVVGAGGAGMTAALAAKSRGLDTVLIEKSAYFGGSTARSGGGVWIPNNYALKAAGQGDDLDLSKQYLDSIVGDVVPKVRRDTYLDRGPEVMDFIKEKTPVRFTWVPQYADYHPEAPGGRLAGRSSEPIPLDARFLGSELERLHPAYTKAPANLIVTQADYRKISLGLRTVRGPLTMAKVLLKRIVSLMRGQKMYAMGNAIAIGLRKGLMDAGVPVAYETELTDLVIEDGRVVGVRVLRDGAESVVRARRGVILGSGGFEKNLEMREKYQPQPTSVDWTTGSQFNTGGGVLAGIAAGAEIDLMDDSWWGPTIPLPSGPWFCLAERNLPGSIIVNQAGQRFMNEALPYVEAVHEIYKGEATGVGHVPAWMIIDQRYRNRYLFAGLSPRQPFPGRWYKNGTVKKADSLAALAAEIDVPAEALAATVDRFNGFATTGTDEDFHRGESGYDKYYSDPTVKPNPSLHVIDQGPFYAVKIVPGDLGTKGGLVTDEKARVLRPDGTAIPGLYAAGNVSSAVMGRTYAGPGATIGPALTFGYLAAETISQES; translated from the coding sequence ATGGAGACCCCCCTGCCCACCGAGGTGGACGTCGTGGTCGTGGGCGCTGGTGGCGCCGGCATGACCGCTGCGCTGGCAGCCAAGTCGCGCGGTCTCGACACCGTGCTGATCGAGAAGAGCGCCTACTTCGGCGGCTCGACCGCACGCAGCGGTGGTGGGGTGTGGATCCCCAACAACTACGCGCTCAAGGCGGCCGGTCAGGGCGACGACCTGGACCTGTCGAAGCAGTACCTCGACTCGATCGTCGGCGACGTCGTCCCGAAGGTCCGCCGCGACACCTACCTGGACCGCGGCCCCGAGGTCATGGACTTCATCAAGGAGAAGACCCCGGTCCGCTTCACCTGGGTCCCGCAGTACGCCGACTACCACCCGGAGGCGCCGGGCGGCCGGCTGGCAGGCCGCTCGTCGGAGCCGATCCCGCTCGACGCGCGCTTCCTCGGCTCGGAGCTCGAGCGACTGCACCCGGCGTACACGAAGGCGCCGGCCAACCTGATCGTGACGCAGGCCGACTACCGCAAGATCAGCCTCGGCCTGCGCACCGTCCGCGGGCCGCTGACCATGGCCAAGGTGCTGCTCAAGCGGATCGTCAGCCTGATGCGCGGCCAGAAGATGTACGCGATGGGCAACGCGATCGCGATCGGCCTGCGCAAGGGCCTGATGGACGCTGGCGTGCCCGTGGCCTACGAGACCGAGCTCACGGACCTCGTCATCGAGGACGGCCGCGTCGTCGGCGTCCGCGTCCTGCGCGACGGCGCCGAGTCCGTGGTCCGCGCCCGTCGCGGCGTGATCCTCGGCAGTGGTGGCTTCGAGAAGAACCTCGAGATGCGCGAGAAGTACCAGCCCCAGCCGACCTCGGTCGACTGGACGACGGGCTCGCAGTTCAACACCGGCGGCGGCGTCCTCGCCGGCATCGCGGCCGGCGCCGAGATCGACCTGATGGACGACTCCTGGTGGGGTCCGACCATCCCGTTGCCGTCCGGTCCGTGGTTCTGCCTGGCCGAGCGCAACCTCCCGGGCTCGATCATCGTCAACCAGGCCGGCCAGCGGTTCATGAACGAGGCGCTGCCGTACGTCGAGGCCGTCCACGAGATCTACAAGGGCGAGGCCACCGGCGTCGGGCACGTCCCGGCCTGGATGATCATCGACCAGCGCTACCGCAACCGCTACCTCTTCGCCGGCCTCTCGCCGCGCCAGCCCTTCCCGGGTCGCTGGTACAAGAACGGCACCGTCAAGAAGGCCGACTCGCTGGCCGCGCTGGCCGCCGAGATCGACGTGCCCGCCGAGGCGCTCGCCGCGACCGTCGACCGCTTCAACGGCTTCGCGACCACCGGCACCGACGAGGACTTCCACCGCGGCGAGAGCGGCTACGACAAGTACTACTCCGACCCGACGGTGAAGCCGAACCCGTCCCTGCACGTCATCGACCAGGGCCCGTTCTACGCCGTGAAGATCGTCCCCGGCGACCTCGGCACCAAGGGCGGCCTCGTCACGGACGAGAAGGCGCGGGTGCTGCGCCCCGACGGCACGGCCATCCCCGGCCTGTACGCCGCCGGCAACGTCTCGTCCGCCGTGATGGGCCGCACGTACGCCGGCCCCGGGGCCACCATCGGACCCGCGCTCACGTTCGGCTACCTGGCCGCCGAGACGATCTCGCAGGAGTCCTGA
- a CDS encoding MaoC/PaaZ C-terminal domain-containing protein codes for MPIDPDVAIGAELGSLDFSWSESDVLLYHLGIGATDLSYTLETAGLQVLPSFGVVAPTFHASDPPPLDLPGCDINLAQVVHGSQTIEVAGPLPTSGSATVTTRISEIWDKGKAAVIWQEGTATSPSGEHLWTTRSSIFVKGEGGWGGDRGSSTPVEIPDRAPDADATYDVTPQQALLYRLCGDRNPLHADPEFAKAAGFPAPILHGLCSYGIVLRTLTEELLDGDATRVAGFGVKFAGVIFPGETMRVRGWREEGRIIGSATVSGGERDGAPVLGDVVLTTT; via the coding sequence ATGCCCATCGATCCCGACGTCGCGATCGGCGCCGAGCTCGGCTCGCTCGACTTCTCGTGGTCCGAGAGCGACGTGCTGCTTTACCACCTCGGCATCGGCGCGACCGACCTCTCCTACACGCTGGAGACCGCGGGGCTGCAGGTGCTGCCGTCGTTCGGCGTCGTCGCGCCGACCTTCCACGCCTCCGACCCGCCGCCGCTCGACCTCCCCGGGTGCGACATCAACCTCGCCCAGGTGGTGCACGGCTCCCAGACGATCGAGGTCGCCGGGCCGCTGCCCACCTCGGGCTCGGCCACCGTGACGACCCGGATCAGCGAGATCTGGGACAAGGGCAAGGCCGCGGTCATCTGGCAGGAGGGCACCGCCACCTCACCGTCGGGCGAGCACCTGTGGACCACCCGCTCCTCGATCTTCGTCAAGGGCGAGGGCGGCTGGGGCGGCGACCGCGGGTCGTCGACACCCGTCGAGATCCCCGACCGTGCGCCCGACGCGGACGCGACGTACGACGTGACGCCGCAGCAGGCCCTGCTCTACCGGCTCTGCGGCGACCGCAACCCGCTGCACGCCGACCCGGAGTTCGCGAAGGCCGCCGGCTTCCCGGCGCCCATCCTGCACGGCCTCTGCTCCTACGGGATCGTGCTGCGCACCCTCACCGAGGAGCTGCTCGACGGCGACGCGACCCGGGTGGCGGGCTTCGGCGTGAAGTTCGCGGGCGTGATCTTCCCCGGCGAGACGATGCGGGTCCGCGGCTGGCGCGAGGAGGGGCGGATCATCGGCTCCGCGACCGTCTCCGGCGGCGAGCGCGACGGCGCTCCGGTCCTCGGCGACGTGGTCCTGACGACGACCTAG
- a CDS encoding ABC transporter ATP-binding protein: MTSPSAPPMVSARGLSRTYGSEPTLVHALRDVSLDVAPGEMVAVVGRSGSGKTTLLNLLGGLDRPDTGTVHVDGIEVTALDDAGLSELRRESVSYVFQSFGLLPALTAAENVGVPLRLRRTPVAEREHRAALLLDLVGLSDHAAQRPGELSGGQQQRVAIARALAGSPRLLVADEPTGQLDAETGLAVMALLRGIVESEGVTAIVATHDPVLVALADRVLTIADGRVGT; this comes from the coding sequence ATGACGTCACCCTCGGCACCGCCGATGGTCTCGGCACGTGGCCTGTCCCGCACCTACGGCTCCGAGCCGACCCTCGTGCACGCGCTGCGGGACGTCTCCCTCGACGTCGCACCCGGCGAGATGGTCGCCGTGGTGGGCCGGTCCGGTTCGGGCAAGACGACCCTGCTCAACCTGCTGGGAGGCCTGGACCGCCCGGACACCGGCACGGTCCACGTCGACGGGATCGAGGTGACCGCACTCGACGACGCGGGTCTGAGCGAGCTGCGTCGCGAGTCGGTCTCGTACGTCTTCCAGTCCTTCGGGCTGCTCCCGGCGCTCACCGCTGCCGAGAACGTGGGCGTCCCGCTGCGCCTGCGCCGTACGCCGGTCGCCGAGCGCGAGCACCGGGCGGCGCTGCTCCTCGACCTGGTCGGGCTGAGCGACCACGCCGCGCAGCGACCCGGTGAGCTGTCGGGCGGGCAGCAGCAGCGGGTCGCGATCGCCCGAGCGCTGGCCGGGTCCCCGCGGCTGCTCGTCGCAGACGAGCCGACCGGCCAGCTCGATGCCGAGACCGGCCTGGCCGTGATGGCCCTCCTGCGCGGCATCGTCGAGTCCGAGGGGGTCACCGCGATCGTGGCGACCCACGACCCGGTGCTGGTCGCGCTGGCGGACCGCGTGCTCACCATCGCCGACGGCCGGGTCGGGACCTGA
- a CDS encoding acetaldehyde dehydrogenase (acetylating), with protein MTEKLTAAIVGPGNIGTDLMYKLLRSDVIEPRWMIGVDPSSEGLKLAAGKGLESTHEGVDWLLKQDVLPDLIFEATSAYVHREYAPRYEEAGIRAIDLTPAAVGPAVIPPVNGQEHVGAMNVNMITCGGQATIPMVAAVSRAAAVSYAEIVASVSSMSAGPGTRANIDEFTRTTAAGVESIGGAARGKAIIILNPAEPPMIMRDTIYCAVAPDADRDAIIASIFAMEKAVQEYVPGYRLLQEPQIDEPSGATQGQTKVSVFVEVEGAGDFLPPYAGNLDIMTAAATQVGQNIARSILGSNA; from the coding sequence ATGACCGAGAAGCTGACCGCCGCCATCGTCGGACCCGGCAACATCGGGACCGACCTCATGTACAAGCTGCTGCGCAGCGACGTGATCGAGCCGCGCTGGATGATCGGCGTCGACCCGTCCTCCGAGGGGCTGAAGCTCGCGGCCGGCAAGGGTCTCGAGTCGACCCACGAGGGCGTCGACTGGCTGCTCAAGCAGGACGTGCTGCCGGACCTGATCTTCGAGGCGACCTCGGCGTACGTCCACCGGGAGTACGCCCCACGCTACGAGGAGGCGGGCATCCGGGCGATCGACCTGACTCCCGCCGCGGTCGGGCCGGCGGTCATCCCGCCGGTCAACGGCCAGGAGCACGTCGGCGCGATGAACGTCAACATGATCACCTGTGGCGGCCAGGCCACGATCCCGATGGTCGCCGCGGTCTCGCGCGCGGCCGCGGTGTCGTACGCCGAGATCGTCGCCTCGGTCTCGTCCATGTCGGCTGGTCCCGGCACCCGCGCCAACATCGACGAGTTCACGCGCACGACGGCGGCCGGGGTCGAGAGCATCGGCGGGGCCGCCCGCGGCAAGGCGATCATCATCCTCAACCCGGCCGAGCCGCCGATGATCATGCGCGACACCATCTACTGCGCGGTCGCACCCGACGCCGACCGCGACGCGATCATCGCCAGCATCTTCGCGATGGAGAAGGCGGTGCAGGAGTACGTGCCGGGCTACCGGCTGCTCCAGGAGCCGCAGATCGACGAACCGTCCGGCGCGACCCAGGGCCAGACGAAGGTGAGCGTCTTCGTCGAGGTCGAGGGCGCGGGGGACTTCCTGCCGCCGTACGCCGGCAACCTCGACATCATGACCGCCGCGGCCACGCAGGTCGGCCAGAACATCGCCCGTTCGATCCTGGGGAGCAACGCATGA
- a CDS encoding 2-keto-4-pentenoate hydratase → MTSQDSIGAAVARLSQALATGVPCAPVRDLIGTDDLPAAYAVQQGLVEARLAAGATVVGRKIGATSEAVQRQLGVDQPDFGYLLDEMDVSAGAAEGGEPISMRPLLQPRVEGEVAFVLAKDIDPADEADITIALVRDAVEVALPALEIVDSRIADWAIGFTDTVADNASSGLFVVGQEGRSLDDLEPVDVTMSLTINGEERSSGNGAACLGDPLEALRWLAVQAYRFGDPLRAGHLILSGALGPFVPFAPGDRVVATISGFAPLSVTFKE, encoded by the coding sequence GTGACCTCCCAGGACTCCATCGGCGCTGCCGTGGCGCGACTCTCACAGGCGCTGGCGACCGGGGTCCCGTGCGCGCCGGTCCGTGACCTGATCGGCACCGACGACCTGCCCGCGGCGTACGCCGTCCAGCAGGGCCTGGTCGAGGCGCGGCTCGCCGCCGGGGCGACGGTCGTCGGCCGCAAGATCGGGGCCACCTCCGAGGCCGTGCAGCGGCAGCTCGGGGTCGACCAGCCCGACTTCGGCTACCTGCTCGACGAGATGGACGTCAGCGCCGGCGCCGCCGAGGGAGGCGAGCCGATCTCGATGCGCCCGCTGCTCCAGCCGCGGGTCGAGGGCGAGGTCGCCTTCGTGCTCGCGAAGGACATCGACCCCGCCGACGAGGCCGACATCACGATCGCCCTGGTCCGGGACGCCGTCGAGGTCGCGCTCCCGGCGCTGGAGATCGTCGACTCGCGGATCGCCGACTGGGCGATCGGCTTCACCGACACCGTCGCCGACAACGCGTCGAGCGGGCTCTTCGTCGTCGGCCAGGAGGGCCGGAGCCTGGACGACCTGGAGCCGGTCGACGTGACCATGTCGCTGACGATCAACGGCGAGGAGCGCTCGTCCGGCAACGGCGCCGCCTGCCTCGGCGACCCCCTGGAGGCGCTGCGCTGGCTCGCCGTCCAGGCATACCGGTTCGGCGACCCGCTGCGCGCCGGCCACCTGATCCTGTCCGGGGCCCTGGGCCCGTTCGTGCCGTTCGCCCCGGGGGACCGGGTCGTGGCGACCATCAGCGGCTTCGCGCCGCTGAGTGTCACTTTCAAGGAGTGA
- a CDS encoding homocysteine S-methyltransferase family protein, with product MTGPATEPTNRLAALLRADRPVLLDGGMGTLLQDSGLEDGAPGELWNLENPDAIRAAHTAYAEAGARVLTTNTFGGTRPRLDMHGLGDRLAEVNRRAAELARSVADEHGLLVAGDLGPTGELLAPLGTLTGEEAQALFAEQLTALVAGGIDLVLVETLSDLGEADAALAAAREVAPDLPVVVTMSFDTNVRTMMGVRPADAVVHLAAAGADAVGANCGRGPVEMELIAAQMVEARPSGLLLVAQSNAGLPQVVGDHFEYDATPDVLAAHAGRLAELGIDLVGACCGSTPAHIAAMRATFAPA from the coding sequence ATGACCGGGCCGGCGACCGAGCCGACCAACAGGCTCGCGGCCCTCCTCCGCGCGGACCGCCCGGTGCTGCTCGACGGCGGCATGGGCACCCTGCTGCAGGACAGCGGCCTCGAGGACGGCGCGCCCGGCGAGCTCTGGAACCTGGAGAACCCGGACGCGATCCGCGCCGCGCACACGGCGTACGCCGAGGCGGGGGCGCGGGTCCTGACGACCAACACGTTCGGCGGGACCCGGCCGCGACTGGACATGCACGGGCTCGGCGACCGCCTCGCCGAGGTCAACCGAAGGGCGGCTGAGCTCGCCCGGTCAGTGGCCGACGAGCACGGGCTGCTCGTGGCCGGCGACCTCGGCCCGACCGGCGAGCTGCTGGCGCCGCTGGGGACCCTGACCGGCGAGGAGGCGCAGGCGCTCTTCGCGGAGCAGCTCACCGCGCTGGTCGCGGGCGGGATCGACCTGGTGCTGGTCGAGACGCTCAGCGACCTCGGCGAGGCTGACGCCGCGCTCGCTGCCGCGCGCGAGGTCGCCCCCGACCTGCCGGTCGTGGTGACGATGAGCTTCGACACCAACGTCCGCACGATGATGGGCGTCCGCCCCGCCGACGCCGTGGTCCACCTCGCCGCGGCGGGCGCCGACGCCGTGGGGGCCAACTGCGGCCGCGGTCCCGTGGAGATGGAGCTGATCGCAGCCCAGATGGTCGAGGCCCGCCCCAGCGGTCTGCTCCTGGTCGCCCAGTCGAACGCCGGGCTTCCGCAGGTCGTCGGCGACCACTTCGAGTACGACGCCACGCCCGACGTCCTGGCGGCGCACGCCGGCAGGCTCGCGGAGCTCGGGATCGACCTGGTCGGTGCCTGCTGCGGCTCGACTCCAGCCCACATCGCCGCGATGCGGGCGACCTTCGCGCCGGCCTGA
- a CDS encoding ABC transporter ATP-binding protein, producing MAGTTERPREFGHDAVIVCDNLLRIYQTETVEVQALQGLDLLVHDGEMIAIVGASGSGKSTLLQVLAGVDAATAGRARVAGHDLLGMTRRERVHYRRHVVGFVRQQSTRNLVPYLTATQVVDLPQSFAGVPRRERRLRTEELFETLGVQHCAHLKPHQMSGGEQQRVAICVALANRPSVLLTDEPTGELDSATAQEVFGALRTANKEWGTTVVIVTHDAGVSGQVARTVAIRDGRTSSEVLRSHELEGGTGIAEEFAVMDRAGRVQVPREFREALELTHRVRLALTEDSIEIRSDRGEAR from the coding sequence ATGGCAGGCACCACCGAACGCCCGCGCGAGTTCGGTCACGACGCGGTGATCGTGTGCGACAACCTGCTCCGCATCTACCAGACCGAGACCGTCGAGGTGCAGGCGCTGCAGGGCCTCGACCTGCTGGTGCACGACGGCGAGATGATCGCGATCGTCGGTGCCTCGGGGTCCGGCAAGTCGACGCTGCTCCAGGTGCTCGCCGGCGTCGACGCAGCGACCGCCGGCCGGGCACGGGTCGCCGGGCACGACCTGCTCGGCATGACGCGCCGCGAGCGGGTGCACTACCGCCGGCACGTGGTCGGGTTCGTGCGCCAGCAGAGCACCCGCAACCTGGTGCCGTACCTGACGGCCACCCAGGTCGTGGACCTCCCGCAGAGCTTCGCCGGCGTACCGCGCCGCGAGCGGAGGCTGCGGACCGAGGAGCTGTTCGAGACCCTCGGCGTGCAGCACTGCGCCCACCTGAAGCCGCACCAGATGTCCGGAGGCGAGCAGCAGCGGGTCGCGATCTGCGTCGCGCTCGCCAACCGTCCCTCGGTCCTGCTGACCGACGAGCCGACCGGGGAGCTCGACAGCGCCACGGCGCAGGAGGTCTTCGGGGCCCTGCGGACGGCCAACAAGGAGTGGGGCACCACGGTCGTCATCGTCACCCACGACGCCGGCGTGAGCGGCCAGGTGGCCCGCACGGTCGCCATCCGCGACGGCCGCACCAGCAGCGAGGTCCTGCGCAGCCACGAGCTCGAGGGCGGCACCGGGATCGCCGAGGAGTTCGCGGTCATGGACCGGGCCGGACGCGTCCAGGTGCCGCGCGAGTTCCGCGAGGCCCTGGAGCTGACCCATCGGGTCCGCCTGGCGCTCACCGAGGACAGCATCGAGATCCGCTCCGATCGTGGTGAGGCACGATGA